The following are from one region of the Moritella sp. 24 genome:
- a CDS encoding bacteriohemerythrin, with amino-acid sequence MISLKWNEDMCVGIDEIDADHKKILSIIASIIDAIETNSNTETIDKHFTDLLIHTTAHFKHEEALMQTMNFIDFIEHRKDHCAFLNKIPELQKQIVDSSNVENAEEVCQFLYDWVIEHILISDMDYVHAFHNETRRSTSLKTLFYRSSEWLSHRVNISTRVLITSVLPIIGVLILSFVAIKDNYQQYKNMQLLENLTQIVIQVSSLTHSLQIERGLLSSYISSDFTRFSKALITRQYKSTNEIHVFSTLLNSRVALLKEPTLVDFIQSTQVDIAELIEFRKNVLDPSLTNEQMLTGYNDIIGKLLSRVNHLSQIKMNARFANHITAINAISGLKEILGQQREIGTLLIDEKISTHDIIHNERYNQLYTQLGMQLNAIFIFNYSATEEQKQICGDLCNTIQHKAFINKTISDFMLQPLTQKSSQFWFVQLSQRIDDIKIVTDKLVRELEVKTKLRLSKLEQRFYFVLMLITTIVIFNILLFTVLFHSVITPIRRITNALQKVTLGHYNQQMDDCYSNDEIGDMYDAYETLRRKLLQADMAKSLIKRQQQSLLDRRKERDKYRELASRDTLTGALNRRKFNHILKQEIGFAKQDKQKLSLMLLDIDHFKTINDNYGHAGGDQVLRDFYEACFNSVKSSDIVARIGGEEFAILMPETTKQQAQCIAERLRLNISELTVLYGQAHIHLTVSIGLAEWHEFDSFNNDEFIAYTDKLLYKAKNNGRNCVVLDHNKE; translated from the coding sequence ATGATAAGTCTAAAATGGAATGAAGACATGTGCGTAGGTATCGATGAAATCGATGCTGACCATAAAAAAATCCTCTCTATTATTGCATCTATTATCGACGCTATTGAGACGAACAGTAACACTGAAACAATTGATAAACACTTTACTGATTTACTTATTCATACAACCGCCCACTTCAAACATGAAGAAGCATTAATGCAAACAATGAACTTCATCGACTTCATTGAGCATCGAAAAGACCATTGTGCATTTCTCAATAAAATACCTGAATTACAAAAACAAATCGTCGACTCAAGCAATGTCGAAAATGCTGAAGAAGTCTGTCAGTTTTTATATGACTGGGTAATTGAGCATATTCTCATTTCAGACATGGACTACGTACACGCTTTTCATAACGAAACTCGCCGTTCAACATCATTAAAAACACTCTTCTATCGCTCATCAGAATGGCTCAGTCACCGCGTTAATATTTCGACTCGTGTGCTTATTACTTCTGTGTTACCCATTATTGGCGTTCTCATTCTAAGCTTTGTCGCCATTAAAGATAACTACCAGCAATACAAGAATATGCAGCTATTAGAGAACCTAACTCAAATCGTGATACAGGTTAGCTCGCTCACACACAGTTTACAGATTGAACGTGGACTGCTGTCTAGTTATATAAGTTCTGACTTCACCCGCTTCTCTAAAGCGCTAATAACAAGACAATATAAAAGTACCAATGAAATACACGTATTTTCAACACTGTTAAACTCTCGGGTAGCCTTGTTAAAAGAACCCACACTAGTCGACTTTATTCAATCGACACAAGTTGATATCGCAGAACTGATCGAATTCAGAAAAAACGTACTCGACCCATCACTCACAAACGAGCAAATGTTAACGGGTTATAATGACATTATTGGCAAGTTATTATCACGCGTTAATCACTTATCACAGATTAAAATGAATGCTCGGTTTGCTAACCATATTACCGCAATTAACGCAATTTCTGGATTAAAGGAGATCCTCGGACAGCAACGTGAAATAGGCACACTGCTGATCGACGAAAAGATTTCAACACACGATATAATACACAACGAACGTTACAACCAACTTTATACGCAACTGGGCATGCAACTTAATGCCATCTTCATTTTCAATTATTCCGCAACTGAAGAACAGAAACAAATTTGTGGCGACTTATGCAACACCATTCAACATAAAGCTTTTATTAACAAAACAATATCTGACTTTATGCTACAGCCACTAACGCAGAAAAGTAGTCAATTTTGGTTTGTTCAACTGTCTCAGCGCATTGATGATATTAAGATTGTTACCGACAAACTGGTACGCGAACTCGAAGTTAAAACGAAATTAAGACTAAGCAAATTAGAACAACGATTTTATTTCGTGTTAATGCTAATCACCACGATTGTCATCTTTAATATTTTACTGTTCACCGTCTTATTTCACAGCGTCATTACGCCAATCCGTCGTATCACAAACGCCTTACAAAAAGTGACGTTAGGTCATTATAATCAGCAAATGGATGACTGCTATTCAAATGATGAAATTGGCGATATGTATGACGCATATGAAACCCTGCGCAGAAAGCTATTACAGGCAGACATGGCGAAAAGTCTTATTAAGCGTCAGCAACAATCCTTATTAGATCGCCGTAAAGAACGAGATAAATACCGCGAACTGGCTTCACGCGATACCTTAACAGGGGCATTAAACAGACGTAAATTCAATCATATTCTGAAACAAGAAATTGGGTTTGCTAAACAGGACAAGCAAAAACTCTCGTTAATGCTGCTTGATATTGATCACTTTAAAACAATTAACGATAACTATGGCCATGCAGGTGGCGACCAAGTGTTACGTGATTTTTACGAGGCTTGCTTTAATAGTGTTAAATCGTCTGACATCGTCGCACGTATCGGTGGCGAAGAGTTTGCTATCTTAATGCCAGAAACAACGAAACAACAAGCACAGTGTATAGCAGAACGACTACGCCTTAATATCAGTGAACTAACAGTCCTTTATGGCCAAGCGCATATTCACTTAACAGTCAGTATTGGCCTTGCAGAATGGCATGAGTTCGACTCATTTAATAATGATGAGTTTATTGCCTATACAGATAAGTTACTCTACAAAGCTAAAAATAACGGTCGTAATTGCGTGGTGCTAGATCACAATAAAGAATGA
- the rarD gene encoding EamA family transporter RarD, translated as MASIIASCLFALLPMYVQFQPAWPETAVASGAGHWLAGQRVLWSAVIMLLGLIIVGRISMLWEQLKQWRLWPRFLLSACLIAPQFWIFIWAPLQGEILSVALGYFALPLTLVAVGYFVYGEKLTRVQLLACIIAACGVVYAYVIADGISWIVFVVALGYPLYFMNRRRYPMASDLVFTLDNIFLLPIALFGMFYLQPFDDWLQIEALSWAYYLGLGIAGTLPMLLFLYASQMLPLSLFGLLTYLEPTLVFCVGLLLGERIDLIQWPIYGAIMLALVLIAIDSYKRRD; from the coding sequence ATGGCTTCAATAATAGCGTCTTGTTTATTTGCATTGCTACCCATGTATGTACAGTTTCAACCAGCCTGGCCAGAGACTGCTGTTGCCTCTGGTGCTGGTCATTGGTTAGCTGGACAAAGAGTGTTGTGGAGTGCCGTCATTATGCTATTAGGCTTAATCATAGTAGGCCGAATTTCAATGTTGTGGGAACAATTAAAACAATGGCGGCTATGGCCTCGGTTTTTACTTTCTGCCTGTTTAATTGCGCCACAGTTTTGGATTTTTATCTGGGCGCCTCTACAGGGAGAAATACTCTCTGTGGCATTAGGCTATTTTGCGTTGCCTTTGACGTTGGTTGCCGTTGGTTATTTTGTGTATGGTGAGAAATTAACCCGCGTACAGTTACTCGCATGTATCATCGCTGCTTGTGGCGTTGTTTATGCCTATGTCATTGCCGATGGCATCTCTTGGATTGTGTTTGTGGTTGCTTTAGGTTATCCGTTGTACTTTATGAATCGCCGACGTTATCCAATGGCGAGCGATTTGGTATTTACTTTAGACAACATTTTTTTACTACCAATCGCACTGTTTGGTATGTTTTATTTACAGCCCTTTGATGATTGGCTACAAATCGAAGCCTTATCTTGGGCTTATTACCTAGGGCTCGGGATTGCAGGTACGCTTCCCATGTTATTATTTTTATACGCCTCACAGATGCTTCCACTTAGCTTGTTTGGTTTATTGACCTATTTAGAACCAACATTGGTTTTTTGTGTTGGTCTATTACTTGGTGAGCGCATTGATCTAATCCAGTGGCCAATCTATGGCGCGATTATGCTGGCCTTGGTATTAATCGCGATAGACAGTTATAAGCGACGGGATTAG
- the aspS gene encoding aspartate--tRNA ligase: MRTVYCGQVNEAHIGQQVELCGWVNRRRDLGGVIFIDLRDREGIVQVVYDPDVEAVFERASQLRNEFCVKITGKVRARDERQVNKDMATGGIEVLGLELEVINKADVLPLDFNQTNTEEQRLKHRFLDLRRPEMSNRLKTRAKASNFVRRFMDDHGFLDIETPVLTKATPEGARDYLVPSRTHKGEFFALPQSPQLFKQLLMMSGFDRYYQIVKCFRDEDLRADRQPEFTQIDIETSFMTAPQVREVTERLITSMWKEILDVELPAFPSMTYADAMRRFGSDKPDLRNPLELVDVADILKDVEFKVFAEPANNPKGRVAVLCVTGGAKLSRKQIDEYTKFVGIYGAKGMAWMKVKDVAAGAEGVQSPVAKFLTADVITALLERTNAKDGDIIFFGADTNKVVTEALGALRLKVGTDLELTTNEWKPLWVVDFPMFEEDEEGNLHAVHHPFTAPMDVNAEELLANPANAISDAYDMVINGYEVGGGSVRIHKGDMQKAVFEILGIEAQEQQDKFGFLLEALKYGTPPHAGLAFGLDRLAMLLTGTDNIRDVIAFPKTTTAACLLTSAPSEANPASLEELSIAVVKKEKKQDAE, from the coding sequence ATGCGTACAGTGTATTGCGGACAGGTAAATGAAGCACATATCGGCCAACAGGTTGAGTTGTGTGGTTGGGTTAATCGTCGTCGTGATTTAGGCGGTGTTATTTTTATCGATTTACGTGACCGTGAAGGTATTGTGCAAGTTGTTTATGATCCAGATGTAGAAGCTGTATTTGAACGCGCTAGCCAATTACGTAACGAATTCTGTGTAAAAATCACAGGTAAAGTACGCGCTCGTGACGAACGTCAAGTGAATAAAGATATGGCGACTGGTGGTATTGAGGTTTTAGGTCTAGAACTTGAAGTTATCAATAAAGCTGACGTACTACCGCTTGATTTCAACCAAACAAACACGGAAGAGCAACGTCTTAAGCACCGTTTCCTAGACTTACGTCGCCCAGAAATGAGCAACCGTCTTAAGACACGTGCTAAAGCAAGTAACTTTGTACGTCGTTTCATGGATGACCACGGTTTCCTTGATATCGAAACACCAGTACTAACAAAAGCAACGCCAGAAGGCGCACGTGACTACCTAGTACCAAGCCGTACACATAAAGGTGAATTCTTCGCGCTTCCACAATCACCACAGTTATTTAAGCAACTGTTGATGATGTCTGGTTTTGATCGTTATTACCAAATCGTTAAATGTTTCCGTGATGAAGATTTACGTGCTGACCGTCAGCCTGAATTTACTCAAATCGATATCGAAACATCATTCATGACTGCACCACAAGTGCGTGAAGTGACTGAACGTTTAATCACAAGCATGTGGAAAGAAATCTTAGACGTTGAATTGCCAGCGTTCCCAAGCATGACTTATGCTGATGCAATGCGTCGTTTTGGTTCAGATAAACCTGATCTACGTAACCCATTAGAGCTTGTTGATGTTGCAGACATTCTAAAAGATGTTGAATTCAAAGTATTCGCAGAACCAGCTAACAACCCGAAAGGTCGTGTTGCAGTATTATGTGTTACTGGCGGTGCTAAACTGTCTCGTAAGCAAATTGACGAGTACACTAAATTTGTTGGCATCTATGGCGCGAAAGGCATGGCATGGATGAAAGTGAAAGACGTTGCAGCTGGCGCTGAAGGTGTTCAATCACCAGTAGCTAAGTTCTTAACGGCTGACGTTATCACTGCATTACTTGAGCGTACTAACGCGAAAGATGGCGACATTATCTTCTTCGGCGCAGATACAAACAAAGTTGTAACTGAAGCACTTGGTGCACTACGTCTTAAAGTAGGTACTGATTTAGAATTGACTACAAACGAGTGGAAACCACTTTGGGTTGTTGACTTCCCAATGTTTGAAGAAGATGAAGAAGGTAACCTACACGCGGTTCACCACCCATTCACAGCACCTATGGATGTTAACGCAGAAGAGCTTCTAGCTAACCCTGCTAACGCAATCTCTGATGCTTACGACATGGTTATCAATGGCTATGAAGTTGGTGGTGGTTCTGTGCGTATTCACAAAGGTGATATGCAAAAAGCAGTATTCGAAATCTTAGGTATCGAAGCGCAAGAGCAACAAGATAAGTTTGGTTTCTTACTTGAAGCACTTAAATACGGTACGCCACCACATGCTGGTTTAGCATTTGGTCTAGATCGTCTAGCGATGTTGCTAACAGGTACTGATAACATCCGTGACGTTATCGCATTCCCTAAAACAACAACTGCTGCATGTTTATTAACATCAGCACCAAGCGAAGCAAACCCAGCTTCTCTTGAAGAGCTAAGCATTGCTGTTGTTAAAAAAGAAAAGAAACAAGACGCTGAGTAA
- the cmoA gene encoding carboxy-S-adenosyl-L-methionine synthase CmoA gives MPQRDQIFSAPLDQIGDFTFDERVAEVFPDMIKRSVPGYSNIISAIGMMTARYTQDDTQLYDLGCSLGAATIAMRRNVQAKNCNIVAIDNSEAMVERCERHLSAYKSETPVQVLCDDICAVDITNASIVVLNFTLQFIPPAERQALLTKIYDGLVPGGILILSEKFCFGDENVNDLLINLHEDFKRANGYSELEISQKRSAIEDVMRPDSIETHLNRFKEIGFSSANSWFQCFNFGSMIAIK, from the coding sequence ATGCCACAACGCGATCAGATTTTCTCAGCCCCATTAGATCAAATCGGTGATTTCACCTTTGACGAACGTGTTGCAGAAGTCTTTCCAGATATGATCAAACGTTCCGTACCTGGTTACTCTAATATCATTTCTGCGATAGGCATGATGACCGCGCGTTATACCCAAGATGACACTCAGCTTTACGATCTAGGTTGCTCACTTGGCGCAGCAACAATTGCAATGCGCCGTAACGTACAAGCAAAAAACTGTAATATCGTGGCAATTGATAATTCCGAAGCAATGGTAGAGCGTTGTGAACGTCATTTATCCGCTTATAAAAGTGAAACCCCAGTACAAGTATTGTGTGACGATATCTGCGCTGTCGATATTACCAATGCATCAATCGTGGTATTAAATTTTACGTTACAATTTATTCCACCAGCAGAACGCCAAGCACTATTAACCAAAATTTATGATGGTTTAGTACCCGGTGGTATCTTGATCCTGTCAGAGAAATTCTGCTTTGGTGACGAAAATGTCAATGATTTACTGATTAATTTGCACGAAGATTTTAAACGTGCAAACGGCTACAGTGAATTAGAAATTAGTCAAAAACGCAGCGCAATTGAAGATGTAATGCGTCCAGATAGTATTGAAACACACCTAAACCGTTTCAAAGAGATTGGCTTTAGTAGCGCAAACTCTTGGTTCCAGTGTTTTAACTTTGGTTCTATGATTGCGATCAAATAA